Proteins from one Oncorhynchus gorbuscha isolate QuinsamMale2020 ecotype Even-year linkage group LG18, OgorEven_v1.0, whole genome shotgun sequence genomic window:
- the klhdc7a gene encoding kelch domain-containing protein 7A has translation MPIADLLGVQFDMQLLGKLTCSVAAVLLISWAYRFYSSRGTAAKPQLYVRPPPDRPTEAPIGTCLNCKMELQAPTTAKHDTRSDGDKQPGHSQSDDLTPDKTNTGTGEGKVTQIEEAGKFTNTKEMAALQEESNVEEDNSLELEEDFPVFVEEAEIETNNCMFGSILKLPDPNDSGLASPSGRRSPCFLQRLEGSVGLGVGRELRQDLGLQGAYSSFLSKAEITVEDANLVMEGPGDQSIVRGKIYEYFVESSSHSITDSILGQFEGNSLDSQSVKFGSRGSSLTEPPSSLSPIIMRDLVLPQSPDERPFSPVSPEPTSPIKPGLIRKESYLTAAEHSELLITSLIPRASTQLRPHSQAYSSGDPSPVSPLSPTTDTRGPSAWEKPSLETIAGARFVNLPQENMGSSELESLKAKLDLGNCMEVLEQSKKHGQAPLQQAALRVMSDNYLQVLRDPGLYGMLRAGERDEIQKQRMRGRQFLVAANMVPQDWVGSSPQGTKTEQRATNKPSSGLYCYDDYIDSWHRFCPIPQEVISKGCAVCTMDNYLFVAVGGCQQGADREMKPSKRVFCYNPVTSIWKEISPMNESRPHCKLAALQGCIYAIGGECLSTVERYDPRSDRWTFVAPLPNDTFAVAHHVTVCNGELFVLGGTLRYTLLRYNPKTNVWRKSAITGSKMRTTEIVGVGNFLYRFDVNPQLGISVYRYHTVARLWYECCTKRLAHCPAFQCVVVDNTIYCICHQFTMRFLADEISPSFVADDLSVLTAAKGILFPFVLSLPDKKALQTSV, from the coding sequence ATGCCCATAGCAGATCTGCTGGGTGTCCAGTTCGACATGCAACTGCTGGGGAAGCTGACGTGTTCCGTGGCCGCTGTTCTGCTCATCTCCTGGGCTTACAGATTCTACAGCTCCAGGGGTACAGCAGCTAAACCCCAGCTCTATGTGAGGCCTCCTCCAGACAGGCCCACTGAAGCACCCATTGGAACCTGTCTGAACTGCAAGATGGAACTGCAAGCTCCAACCACAGCCAAACATGACACAAGAAGTGATGGGGACAAACAGCCTGGCCACTCACAGAGTGATGACCTGACACCTGACAAGACCAATACAGGGACAGGGGAAGGAAAAGTGACCCAGATTGAAGAAGCAGGCAAGTTCACAAACACTAAGGAAATGGCTGCATTACAGGAGGAATCGAATGTAGAGGAGGACAACAGCTTGGAGTTGGAGGAAGATTTCCCCGTGTTTGTTGAGGAGGCTGAGATTGAGACCAATAATTGTATGTTTGGATCCATCTTGAAACTCCCTGATCCTAATGACAGTGGGCTGGCCAGCCCATCAGGCCGTCGATCCCCTTGCTTTCTGCAGAGGCTTGAGGGCAGTGTGGGGCTGGGTGTTGGCAGAGAGCTGCGGCAGGACCTGGGGCTTCAGGGGGCCTACTCCAGCTTTCTCTCCAAGGCAGAGATCACAGTGGAGGATGCCAACCTTGTGATGGAAGGACCTGGGGACCAGAGCATTGTGCGGGGAAAGATCTATGAATACTTTGTGGAATCTTCCTCGCACTCCATCACAGACTCCATATTGGGTCAGTTTGAGGGGAATTCACTGGACTCACAGTCTGTGAAATTTGGAAGCCGTGGCAGCAGCCTCACTGAGCCTCCCTCGTCCCTAAGCCCCATCATCATGCGTGATCTGGTTTTGCCACAGAGTCCTGATGAGAGGCCGTTCTCCCCAGTTAGTCCGGAGCCCACATCTCCCATCAAGCCGGGTCTCATACGCAAGGAGAGCTACCTCACAGCGGCTGAACATTCAGAACTCCTGATCACCTCTCTGATACCCAGAGCCTCGACCCAGCTGAGGCCCCACTCTCAGGCCTATTCATCAGGGGATCCCAGCCCTGTCAGTCCCCTCAGTCCCACAACAGACACCAGGGGCCCCAGTGCATGGGAGAAGCCCAGCCTAGAAACCATAGCTGGGGCTAGATTTGTAAATCTGCCTCAAGAAAACATGGGCAGCTCAGAGTTGGAGAGCTTAAAGGCCAAACTTGATTTGGGCAACTGCATGGAGGTGCTGGAGCAGTCTAAGAAGCATGGGCAGGCCCCTCTGCAGCAGGCAGCCCTCAGAGTGATGTCTGACAACTACCTTCAGGTCCTCAGGGACCCAGGTCTGTATGGGATGCTGAGAGCAGGCGAGCGGGATGAGATTCAGAAACAGCGCATGAGAGGAAGGCAGTTCTTAGTGGCAGCCAACATGGTCCCTCAGGACTGGGTGGGGAGTAGTCCTCAAGGGACAAAAACAGAGCAGCGAGCCACCAACAAGCCATCCAGTGGTCTCTACTGCTATGATGATTATATAGACAGCTGGCACCGATTCTGTCCCATCCCGCAGGAAGTCATCTCCAAAGGCTGTGCCGTGTGCACTATGGACAACTACTTATTTGTAGCAGTGGGGGGCTGCCAGCAGGGCgcagacagagagatgaaacCTTCCAAGAGAGTGTTCTGCTACAACCCTGTAACGTCCATTTGGAAAGAGATCAGTCCAATGAATGAGTCCAGGCCCCACTGCAAACTGGCAGCCCTGCAGGGCTGCATCTATGCCATCGGAGGGGAGTGTCTGTCTACCGTAGAGCGCTATGACCCCCGCTCTGACAGATGGACTTTTGTGGCCCCACTGCCCAATGATACATTTGCTGTGGCCCATCATGTCACGGTGTGTAATGGGGAACTCTTTGTTCTAGGGGGAACATTGAGATACACACTGTTGCGCTACAACCCAAAGACCAATGTGTGGAGGAAAAGTGCAATAACGGGAAGCAAAATGAGGACCACCGAGATAGTGGGAGTAGGAAACTTTCTGTATCGATTTGATGTCAACCCACAGCTAGGCATCAGTGTGTACCGCTACCACACCGTGGCACGACTATGGTATGAATGCTGCACCAAACGCCTCGCCCACTGCCCTGCCTTTCAGTGTGTTGTTGTGGACAACACCATCTACTGCATATGCCACCAGTTCACCATGAGGTTCCTGGCTGATGAGATCTCTCCGAGCTTCGTAGCGGATGATTTGAGTGTCCTCACTGCAGCTAAGGGCATCCTTTTCCCCTTTGTACTCTCACTTCCTGATAAGAAAGCTCTCCAGACCAGTGTGTGA
- the LOC124003976 gene encoding uncharacterized protein C1orf158-like: MCSTTYSMGNQEKSYDKWTQPGWRIEQKYANNVLIGNWVEDKFQFTRECKTANSTNRADYQPQWDHRPDVILRREALRKAEGLPAKLLLSHHGTLPSHYLVTLYDEMYGRQGTSTLPPLRSWHPDRLAWTPEKSDHPSLAPPTNFGLVESRQVRLDQQQSPLPALSVYRSAYQKYPLSAFCQPRFASVPRGHSSKLHPANRINKDMDLKQRPCRQVPDNSVSASILPPLSVV; this comes from the exons ATGTGCAGTACCACATACAGTATGGGAAATCAGGAAAAGAGTTATGATAAATGGACCCAACCTGGCTGGAGAATAGAGCAGAAgtatgcaaacaatgttcttatTGGCAACTGGGTGGAAGATAAGTTTCAG TTCACTCGAGAGTGTAAGACAGCCAACAGCACCAACCGTGCAGACTACCAGCCACAGTGGGACCACCGGCCAGACGTCATCCTCAGACGAGAGGCGCTGCGGAAAGCTGAG GGCCTTCCTGCTAAGCTGCTTCTCTCCCACCATGGCACGCTGCCCTCCCATTACCTGGTCACCCTCTATGATGAGATGTATGGGCGCCAGGgcacctccaccctgcctccgtTGCGTTCCTGGCATCCAGACAGGCTGGCGTGGACGCCAGAGAAGTCTGACCACCCAAGCTTGG CACCTCCAACTAACTTTGGCCTGGTGGAGTCTAGACAGGTCCGTCTGGACCAGCAGCAGTCCCCCCTCCCTGCGCTGAGTGTGTATAGGTCAGCGTACCAGAAGTACCCACTCAGTGCTTTCTGCCAGCCCCGCTTCGCCAGTGTGCCACGAGGCCACTCCAGTAAGCTCCATCCTGCCAATCGAATCAACAAGGACATGGATCTGAAACAACGGCCCTGCAGACAGGTCCCAGACAACTCAGTCTCCGCCAGcatcctccctcccctgtctgttGTGTAG